The genomic window CCACCGTCATCCCAGGGTGATTGTGGGCCCACATGAAGCTGCATCTTTCTGAGGAGCAAGGGAAGAAGCTTAACACTGGGTGTATAGTGGAGAGACactacacttttattttttagtaactaaaaaataaagaagcaatgaTAAGAACAAGCCTCAGAGGAGGGGGAGTTGTGTCTGGTATTGTTCCAATAGATTAGAATGTCTAGCTTCcaacaaaaaaattatgagcCAAGGAAACAAGAGAGTGCGACCCATGCAGCaggaaaagaaggcaagaaaaactGCCTGTGAGAGTGACAAGATGCTGGATTTAACAGAAAAAGACTTCAAAGTTATCACTGTAGATATGTTCATAGGGCCGTGGTGGCCACAGCTCAGTCCCTGACAGGCAGCTCTTTGTCAGCGCTCAGGAGCTACATACCCTCAAGGTGACTAGCCAGGAGACAGTCATCCAGATCAAGGCTCATGTAGCCTCACTGAAGGGCATGGCTCCAGAAGATCAAATCATACCCCTGGCAGGCATGCCCCTAAAGGACGAGGCTACCATAAGTCAGTGTGGAGTAGAGGTTCTGACCACCCTGGCAGTAGCCAACTGCGGGCTTGGAGGTAAAGTCCATAGTTCCCTAGCTGATGCTGGGAAAATAAGAGGGCAAACTCCCAAGGTAGCTAAAcaggagaaaatgaagacaggCTGAGCCTTATGGTGGATTAGTGCTTTGTCAATGTTGTGCCCACCTTTGGCAAGAAGGACCCCAATGCCATATCTGAAGTCCACTATAATCTTGGCTTTCCCCAATAAAGCCACTTAgttcagtcaaaaaaaaaaagtgtccacagaattaaaatattaatgattaaggaaataaaggaaggTATGATGACAATGTTGCATCAAATAAAAAACATCAGTGAAgagagaaatttcaaaaaaattcttgttttcaataatttcttttttagtgatttttcccagttttattgagatataattgataattttttttaagatttttatttatttatttgacagacagagatcacaggtaggcagagaggcaggaggaagcaggctcctggctgagcagagagcccgatgcgggccttgatcccaggaccctgagatcatgacctgagccaaaggcaaaggctttaatccactgagccatccaggcccctgATATAATtgataagtttaaggtatacaacagaATGTTCTGACTTCCAAAAAACTGTGAAATgactaaaatagaaattattttcaaagaacgAAATAGAGATTCTGGAGTTGAAAGTACTGTAAGTGAAATTAACTGATGCAAattgctcagttagttaagcctctggcccctgattttggctcagatcatgatcccaaggtgtcCACGGACATGGAGCCTGCTAGATTTtttctcctggggtgcctgggtggctcagtgggttaaagcctctgccttcagctcgggtcatgatctcggggtcctgggttcgagccctacaACAgactttctgcttggcggggagcctgcttcctcctctctttctgcctgcctctctgtctacttgtgatctctgtctgtcaaatataaataaaacctttaaaaaaggggggcgggttctctccctcttcctctgtccctccccactgctcatgctctttctcttaaaaaaaattcacttagaTGGAAACAGTATATTTGAGCTAGTAGAAGTATATTTGAACTAAACAGTATATTTGAACTAGTAGAAGAAAGAGTTCATGATCTTAGTGATAGATTGAGAGAAATTTGGAAgctgaggaaaagggaggaaaaaaagaatgaaaaaaatgaacaaaacctcAGAGAACTTTGGAACAACATGAAATGCAGAGttcagaaaggaacaaaaaatatttgaaaaactagTTACTGAAAACAtccaaaatttttgaaaaacaatgaacTGACTTCCAGGAAGCTCAAAGTAGTAAAGAACGGTGGAGAAATGGATTTTCAAATAGAgaattatagtaaaaaaaaaaaaacggaaaatACATAGATGAATCAAATGGGaaattctggaattaaaaaatatgagtggggtgcctgggtggtacagtcagttgagcagccgactcttggttttggctcagatcatgatcttggggtactgggactgagccctgcatccagctctgtgctcaatgtggagtctgctttaggattctttctctccctcttcccctcctcatgctcatgcatgttctctctctctagaataaataaataaataaatctttaaaaaaaagaaagtatgatgAGCAAAATGAAAACTTGATTAGAGAGGCTCAATAGCTGATATGAACTAGCaggagaaagaaccagaaaacTTGTAGAGGGAGCAATAGAAATTATACaactgaagaacagagaaagaatagATGGATAGAAATAAGCAGAGCCTCCAAGATGTATGGGCTATGCTTAAGCACAACAACATACCTATAACAGGAGTGCcagagcagaggagaaagagaaaggaacagaaaaaataatgactttaaaaatgtcCCTAATTTGTTTGAAAGCATTAATTTACATGTCCAAGAAGCTCAAGGAACtccatataatataaatacaaggagggtacctgggtggttcagttagttgggtgactgcctttggctcaggtcatgatcctggggtctcaggtcaagtcccacattgggctccctgctcagtggggagtccgcttctccctccgATCtcccccttcatgctctctctctctttctctctctcactctctttcaaataaataaataaaaaccttttttaaaaagataaatacaaagagaTTCACAACCAGGCACAccaataaaaatgtgaatgaCCAAGAGAAAACCTTGAAAATAGTCAGAGAATGACTCATCCCATACAAAGTAACCCTGATATGATTTCTCACCAGATTTCTCTCCGATTTCTCATCGGAGACCAGAAGGCAGGGAGATGACATATtcaaatgccaaaagaaaaaaaaatgtcaacaagaTTCCTAtacccaggaaaagaaaaaactatctttctttaaaaaaaaaagtttattttagagtgagagagcacctagttgggggaggggcagagggagagagagagaatcttaagcccagggtggagcctgatatggggctcaatctcatgaccctgagatcatgaactaagctgaAATCATGAGCGGGacatccaactgactgagccactaggctCTCCTAAAAACTATCTTTCCAGAAGGAAGACAAAGTAAAGATATTCCCAGAAAATTGAAAAAGTTAGAGAATCATTGCTAAGAGACACTAAAGAGTGTTGTTTGGGCTGAAAGCAACTAAATTCAAATGGAAATTtctaacagagagagaaacagagaactgACAAAGCTATTTGTAAtcataaaaaattatgtaaatgcaTATTTCATCTTCTCTTTTGCCTTAACAGATTTACAAATTAAGTTTTAAATCGATGTTCAAAATATAagagctgaaaccataaaacttttaggagaaaacatagggtTAAATCTTTATGACTTTGGAGTTGGCGGTGAATTCCTATATATAAtgccaaaagcacaagcaataaaagaaaaacagataaatttgactccataaaaattaaaaatgtctgtgcatcaaaggatatTGTTATGAAAGTGaaaggacaggggcgcctgggtggctcagttggttaaatatctgactcttgattttagctaaggtcatgatctcagtgttgtgggattgagccccgcctcgggctctgtgctgagcaggaagcctgcttggaACTttgtccctccccatctctctctccctctctctaaaaataaaaaaataaaaaaatcaactaaaatttaaaaagaaaaaaaaagtgaaaggacaaTATAcaatatgagaaaaaatatttttaaatcatatatttgataaaggtttagtatccagaataaagaactcctacagctcaacaaaaaaatacaaatgacctgatttaaaaaccaaagattttgagtagacacttctccaaagaagatatacaaatggccaataagcctacgaaaagatgctcaacatcattaatcattaggggaatgcaaatcaagaccacaatgaaatatcctttcacacttgttagaatggccattattaaacaaaacaaaataacaccaTTGCCAAGGATGTGGAATCATTGAAACTTCTGTgtcctgctggtgggaatatgaTACTACAGCCACTGTGGGAGACAGTACTGTGGTTCCtctgaatattaaatataaaattaacataagatccagaaattccacttttgAGTATATATCTGAAagaactgaaggcaggcactcCAACAGATATCTggacacccatgttcatagcagcattattggCAATGATTGtggaaaacaatccaaatgtccaccaacagatgaatggaggaACAAATACGGTATATATgtacaagaaaatattattagGCCATAAACAGGAAATCAATTTTGGTACATGATACAagatggatgaaccttgagaacccTACGCTAAgttaaataagccagacacaagagaACGAATACTGTtggattccacttatatgaggtacccagaagagtcaaattcatagagacagaaggcagggtggtggttaccaggggcagGGGGGGGAAGGAAGATGGGAATATATGACTTAATAGGTCTGAATTTTCAGTTAGAGATCGTGGAGaaggttctggagatggatggtggtgagggtttcacaacagtgtgaatgtacttcatGGCACAGAACTGTACATGGAAAAATCACTAAAATGGTAAACCTTATGTATATCTTAccaccataaaaataaattaattccttttttaactgaataaaaaaagTGTTAAAGGGTGCTGGGCAACTTGCAATCCATAATTGGATTGGGGGTAAAAGATACCAGACTGGGATGGAAGGAAACATCTGGTGCCACCCCCTCTTCCACCGAGGGAAGATAGGTTACAGACAAGGTTCAGCCTCTAGTAGAAGATAAGGTCTACCCCACTGTTCCTTTAAACAGAGTTACACTCTTGTAGAATTAGAGGATAATCTGTAGATCCCAGAAGGAGTTGATCATAGAGACATTAAAGCTAATGGCAAGACTTCCATCCATGGTAAGTGTGAAGGGCAAGGTAGGGAGGCTGGCTGAATTTTACAGGAGATGGAGGGGAAACAGATCTGTGTAACACCTCTCCTACACCTTGCAGGTGAGCCTATCCTGGGTTAGGCTGGCCCACCTAGGTGGTCTAAGGAGTCACAGTTGCAGCTGTGGGCACGTGGGGCCCTGCCTGGCAAGGAGCTGTGCCTATACCCTTAAGGGCTGTGGTCAGCACAGCCTGCCCTATGCCGACTGCCTGGGCCAGGCTGCCTGCTGACCCACTCTTACCCAACTCATGCCAGGAAAGAAGTAGTAAGGACCACGGCCAGTGTGTAGGGCTGAGTGCAGACAGTGGTGTTCCTGGCCAGTCCTCTTCCAGGGCCTGAATTAATTTGGTCCCCTGGGAAGATGTACATTTGTGGAGCCCAAATCTTGACTTGTGGTTGAGATGACTTATGATAGTAAGGAGTAAGAATGGTAATGGTCACTGTTTGGTATCTTGTTATTTTTTGGCCTCTTTTCATTGCTCCTCATACCAGCCCCCTTTGAAATGGAATgcttctgttttacagatggggaaactgagacatgGAGGGCAATAGTATGCAGGACAAGGGAGCACAGCAGGTAAGTGACACAGCCATAACCTTGGCCAAGTCCATCCCACAGCCCTGGTGCTCATGGCTACATTCAATTTCTCAGTGCCCTTCAGTCAGCTTAGGAGGAATATACGTGTAATATGTGTCATTGACTGAGTTGGGGTTTATACTGGCTAAAGAGAATGAGAATGCACATCATGGGAACCTATTTTGGGATTCAGGCACTAGGGGGGTGATTTGGTGCAGGGTCCAATCCAAGGAAGCCAGGGATTTGCTCCACATCCAATGGTATTAGAAAGCAGGGAACAGTCTTACAATTGGGCAATTTGTGGATGGCACAGTGACCTTATTTGCATCTGTTCTAAGATGAAATGATGAAGcagctttattttgtttcattttaccctGGTCTCAGAGTAACCCCTGAGGCTGACAGTCTGTGAAGTTTCGTATGTCCAACAGAACAAAATGGCCTGGCTGCGAGCCTCAGACAGGCTCATGATCACACTGAGATCTCACTATGAATATTAGATCAATTCCAGATGTCAGGggctgctttttttcccttcttggtttctcttttggCCAAGAACAGATGACGTCAGGCTGCAGGACATTAATTCATGATGTCTAGATTTTACTCTTGTCAAGATGTTGTTGATTAAGAACAGAAGCACGTGTATTACACTTACTCCATAGCTGACCCAAgttaatctgtttttctttctgctgtagGATGAGTTGTGGGGTCACCTGATGTGACAATGACTGTAGTAGCATTTAAAACTCTGGACAAGATCtataaatcaaacaaaacaactATTGATGCTTGTGACATGTCCCCAAACCAATGGTTGCACAATCTAGTGGTTCTGTTTTAGAGAGTCAAGACCTTTTTCTTTAGCTTAGTCAGACTGTTCCATATGCCCTATAGCACTTAGGTTGTGTAACAAGGTTGTATAGCATTAAGGGACCACCCCCCTGCCTTGGCTGGCTAAGAGCAAGTCAAAGGCTATGATTGCCATGACCACTTTAACTAATGCATTTAGATTAGTTTGTTGGGCCTTCAGAACAGAAGTGTCATCTTTGATGACTTTTGTGAAGGTTAGAGAAAAGTTTGAACAcctttcttgttgttttgttccCTTTGTGGGAGATGTATTGTGTGGGGCATGCATGAAAAGGGAACCAATTGTCCCTTCTGGAAGTTTTTAAGAGTAATCCGTGTTTCGTTTGTCTTATGAGCTtctggatgttcttttttttttttttttaagattttatttagagaatgtgtgagcagggagagcaacagaggggaggggagagggaaaggaaagaatctcaagcatggaacacagagccctatgtgtgccttgatctcatgaccctaagatcgtgactgagctaaaatcaagagttggatgtttaactgactgagtctcccAAGCACTCCTGGATGTCCTTTTTAGGACACATGATTGACTGGAGTGGTAGTGGTTTTAAATACCTGGATAACTCTTCTAATTACTCAGGTTACAAGCAATAAGTTAGAATATGGTAGACCAGTACGAGCCTGATGTCTATAGGAGGAATAATATCCTAGTGAAGTCTACATTATATTGGGAgtataaatatcatttattataatAGGAAGGAGTCCATTAGATCGTGTTTTTGAGTCTTCACTGATACCAATACAGTATTTCAAATTGGCCTTTTGCTTAGAGCACCTAACGaggttttgtgggtttgttttttttttttaacccaaaaatCCAATTTGGAACTTGTAGACTGAATAATTACTGGCACTCATGCAGGGCTGGGAAGAGATCCAACATGGAAAGGGCTTTTAATACATGGGACTAGATACTGTCTCCTTTGAAAGGCTGTTGTACTTTGTTTCGGAACACAGCTAAGCTACTAGGGATCCATTTGATCCTTTCAAGCTGTTTGTCAGCAGAAAATCCCACACTCTTTAGAGGAGTTCAATGACATTTGGGATCCGACAATGTAAAAGTCACAATGTCTAACCTTCAATTAAAAATCAGTAGGCCattggtgcctggatggctcagtggattaagtgcctgacttcaggttgggttgtgatctccgggtcctgcGATCAAACCTgacatcaggcttcatgctccgcagggagtctgcttgtccctctcccctccgcCCACCCCATGgtcatgctccttctctctctcaaataaataaataaataaatatttttaaaaatcagtaggtTTGACTCAGAAAGGGGAAAACCCTGTCTCGGGCTACAATATGGATAGACTTTAGAGATATGATGTTAAAGGTCCTCCTGTAgcaggacaaatattgtatgattccactcatatgaggTCCCCAgagtaatcaaattcatagagacagaaagtagagtgcTGGTTTCCAGGGATGGGGGGGGGCTTGTTTTTTATAGGGGACATAGTTTCAGCTTTGCAAGTATGGAGTTTGAATGGTGGTGATGGTACTGCAGGCATAGAAAATTATTACAATGGCAAATTTTGTGTTACATATATTTTCCcagtaatttttttcagaaaaaatcaAAAGTCATGGAAAGAAGCAGGAAGATATTACCCATAATGAAGGGAAAATCTATCCACAGAATCACAGCTCTAAGTGACAGAGATGATGGAATTAATAGACAAAGACATAGAACAGTTATTATAAATGTGCTCTGTGTGCTCAGGAACACGGAGGGTCAGGAGCAAAAtagaagatgttttaaaaagaaagacccctggggcgcctgggtggctcagtgggttaagccgctgccttcggctcaggtcatgatcccagggtcctgggatcgagccccgcatcaggctctctgctcagcagggagcctacttcctcctctctctctgcctgcctctctgcctacttgtgatctctgtcaaataaataccNNNNNNNNNNNNNNNNNNNNNNNNNNNNNNNNNNNNNNNNNNNNNNNNNNNNNNNNNNNNNNNNNNNNNNNNNNNNNNNNNNNNNNNNNNNNNNNNNNNNtcctctctctctgcctgcctctctgcctacttgtgatctctgtcaaataaataaataaaatctttaaaaaaaaaataaaaagaaagaccgGATGGAATTTACACCAGAGTAGATATTAGAGAGTAAAGATGAGagaggaaaatacagagaaagaatgaaaagaggagggaaaatagAACATCAGGGATTTGTGGGACAATAGAAAATAGTTCACTGTACATGTCATTGAGGTTCTagaaagagaagaggcagaaaaaaaactttaaagaataatGTCCTGAGAGaggcctcggtggctcagtcattaagcatctgccttcggctcggatggtgatcccagtgtcctgggatcaagccccatatcgggctccccaTTGTGGTGGGAgaacctatttctccctctctctttccccctacttgtgttccctgtctttctgtctctctctctcaaataaataaaaagtcaaataaataaagtctttttttttaaagaataatgtcCTGAAATTTTCCAAATTGGATGAAAACCAACAGATGCAGGCTCCATAAATCCAAAAcacaagaaagataaagaaagccACACCAAGGCAAtcctattaataattacttaattaaaaaaaaaagatttttatttatttcagagagagagcacatgcaagcagtgggagaggcagagggaaagaaactctgtgctgagcatggagccctacatggggctcaatctcatgaccctgagatcgtgacctgagccaaaaccaagagtcagacacccaatggactgaacgacccaggcaccccatattaatagttactttaaatgtaaacGGCCTAAATAATGCAAACAAAAGGCAGATATTATCAGACTGGGAAGAAAAGTAAGACCCAAAATATGCTCTCTATAAGAAACAcagtttaaatataaagacacagccAGCTAAAAATGAAGCCATGAAAAGGATACACCAGGCAAGCACTAAATAAAACATGCCTGGAGCAGCTGTATCCGTATGAGACAAAGCAGACTGCAAAAGGACATTTCCCAGGGTGATAGAGAAACATTTCATAACACCACATTCAAGGAAGACATGACATTCCTAAATAACAggacttcaaaatacatgaagcaggggctcctgggtggctcatagggttaagcttctgccttcaactcaggtcatggtctcagggtcctgggatcaagccccgcattaggctccctgcttagcagggaccctgcttcccctccctgtcAAACTCTgactacctctttgcctacttgtgatctctctctctctctgtgtcaaataaataaataaataaataaatcttttttaaaaatccaaaaaacaaaatacatgaagcaatgTATGGGAGAAATGGACCACCACTTATATACACcagatttataatatatttataaagagtCCACCATTACAGTTAAAGATCTCAacacccctctctctctaattGATAACCAAGTAGATACGATCGGTTCAGACCTAGAAGGGTTAGCAGTGCTGGAAACCATGTTGAcctaattatcattttttaaaaagactccacCCAATAACAAAAAGAGTTCTTTTCAAccgttcctctttctctgtggtTCCCTCCCTGACAAAGGAACAGGAGTTCTTACTTTCTTCTGATTCCCCTGGAAATCCACAGGGGAGATGCCTGCTGTGCAGGTTGAAACCTATCATGTTCTGTGCTCCGATGGAGTGGTTGTGGAGCTTCCTTGACAAAAGACTGACTTGGTTACCCTGTGGctcctgagagagagagggagtgacaGAGTGGGATTCTTACACCACGCTAGAAATGCACCCGGGCTGAAACACACCCAGACACCACTTTGGGGGCTTGGGAATTAGGATACTGGTTTCTTTGGAGATATAGAGCAGATAAAAATAGCTCACTGAAAGAATAAGTCATGGCCatgtataaaaaaatattctttttcaaggGCTCCATTAGAGGAAATCAAACtagttattttttagaaaattagacAACAagccatcatttttttaaaaagggacactCACCCTGTCATAGTCCCATACCTCCAGCAAGCAAGGAAGGTGAATTTGAGATAAAGGGTTGACCCCTGTAGGGATTTGTACCAGATCTTAGAGAACCGGTTGAGTTTGTCCTTTCATTGAGTCCTGTGGTCCCCACACCTGCAACTTTTCTGACTTTGATTCTGTCCCCTACAaagtttttctttacattctgctgttttcttttttctttcttttttttcttgtccctCTCACTAATGAGCTCAAATTCCCATTTGCTTTTACCTTTGAAGTAGTCTAATGTGTTTATGGCAAAGGATTCCTCTGGAGTTTTGGGACTCCTACTATTTGCCTAGCTGTCTTGGGAAATCTGTCTCACTGAGTGATTTATAATTATTTGGTATGTGGGTGATTTTCTGATAGCTTCAGAAACTAAAGAGGAATGCAAAACTGATCCTTTGGCTTCTGACAGTTCCTCACCTCACAAGGACGTAAGACCTCACTAGATAAACTGCAGTATTGCCAAACTGGGGTCAAATATTTCAGGCATTTGTCGTGGAAGGCCACAAAGTGTTAGAATGTAGGAGTTGGCCAATTTTGCAGTTGAAATGgcctacaacaacaacaaaaacaacaacaacaaagcaactTAGGCCATTTGGGTAACTAGTAGgatattttccacagtggcttccaGCTCTTGCAGAGCAGACAAATCCTCTGACCAACTGATTGATAATACTCTCAATCCTTCTGTTTGATCCTTAGAATCTGGAGGAAGCTTTTGAACAACTGAAATTGGCTGTGGTGTTCTCCACAGAGAAttccaaattttcaaaaatctttccACATGATTTGCCATGGAAACAAAAGCACTCAATGCTAGCAGAATTTAACTCAAAAGTTGGCATTTGACTCTAGACCAATAGCATCATCTCCAAGTTCTTCTGGATGCCTCCAAGCTGTGGTGGCAGCAGGCATCCCTATTGAAAGAGCCTAACTTTTCTTTGGGTCATTTGACTTCTTGGCATATTATGGGCCATCTATCAAATGCGGAAGACCCAGCATGACAGATACGCCATCAGACCAGCACCGACCAAGAGGTATAATCCAACCCCAATGTTGTGCTTAGGAAACATGACCTCCTAAGCCATGCTACTCTATTACCTGATCAAAGAGATGGCCAGGACTGTATGCTAGTTAACAGAGTTAGACATTAGACCCTGATTGGATTTATCTATCATTCCATTTCAAAATTCAGAGTCGATCATGTTTCCTGCTGGGTCACACTCAAGGACAAAAACGGCCAAGGCAAGACCTCCTGCACTGTGGTGGCTGCTTTGTCAAACCTCATCAGCTTAGGTTTTGCCTGAAATTAAATCAGCATGAAGGGACTTAACTGCTAACAGTTACTAGGACCATGATTCTCAGTTGAGGACTTAGAGCACATCTACATACTGAAAGTAAATATCTATTTAGGGTCTATCGAGCAGCAGGGCAAACTTGGAAAAATAGGGGATTCTTGACTAAGATGGGAACTAAAATATCTCATGGAAAATTAAAGGCTGAGTCATTAGGCTTTGCAGCGATCAGTTGTAGTGCTCACATGGGGCAAAATGTTGGCTTCTAAAGGAGATGGTTTTGCTGACAGAGCTGCTGGAACCCCTGTTAAAACATGGACTCCAACCTTAGAtatcccattaaaaaaatttttttattgatttatttgacacagagagagagatcacaagtaggcagagaggcaggcagagagaagggggaaagcaggctccccgctaagcagagagcccgatggggctcgatcccaggaccctgagatcacgacctgagccaaaggtagaggcttaacccactgagccacccaggcatcccagatgtCCCATTTTTAATGCAAGTAATTACTGCTCATTTTCAAAAACATGCATCATGAAAGGAAATGGACAAATGTGTTGAGAAAAGGGTTAAAAGTAATTCAACTGGACTCTGGAAACTGCTAGCAAAATAATCCCTGTACCATACTTCCCATCTGCTTGGTTAATAATGTGCCATCAACAAAATCATCTCAGTCAGTCATCTGAGAGGGATTTTAAAGGCACTAGACTCTTACCATGACTACCACACAGATGACATTATCCAAAATGTATCAGAGATGCACAGTGGTGTCTGTCCGTAGAATTCTTTCCAGGCCACTGCCAAGGTTGGCATAGGAGGCACCTGGGGGCAGCTCAATTCCATAGAATTGACACCTGTGGAAAGTAAGAGATTTTTGTGTCATTATGGTTTGTGGGGGGCCTGACATCCACTGTCCCTCAGGAGTTGTGCAAATCATTCTAGGATGCCCCCTGTCCTCTCAGCCCTTTGGACAAGTAGAATGGATGAATCCATCTCTGAAAGCTTCATTCAGGAGTCTAAATAGGTGAAAATGGCCTAGGGCTTTACCACCAACCTTGTTAGAAATGGGAGTGACCCTCCCAGAAAGCACAGTGTCTCTCCCTTTGAACTTAGGGACTATTGTTTGACAGGCCTATGAATTTGGGTC from Mustela nigripes isolate SB6536 chromosome 16, MUSNIG.SB6536, whole genome shotgun sequence includes these protein-coding regions:
- the LOC132003251 gene encoding LOW QUALITY PROTEIN: ubiquitin-like FUBI-ribosomal protein eS30 fusion protein (The sequence of the model RefSeq protein was modified relative to this genomic sequence to represent the inferred CDS: inserted 1 base in 1 codon; substituted 1 base at 1 genomic stop codon), whose protein sequence is MQQEKKGRGGHSSVPDRQLFVSAQELHTLKVTSQETVIQIKAHVASLKGMAPEDQIIPLAGMPLKDEATISQCGVEVLTTLAVANCGLGGKVHSSLADAGKIRGQTPKVAKQEKMKTGXSLMVDXCFVNVVPTFGKKDPNAISEVHYNLGFPQ